Proteins from a single region of Pongo pygmaeus isolate AG05252 chromosome 3, NHGRI_mPonPyg2-v2.0_pri, whole genome shotgun sequence:
- the ARL9 gene encoding ADP-ribosylation factor-like protein 9 isoform X2 yields MEFLEIGGSEPFRSYWETYLSKGLLLIFVVDSADHSRLPEAKKYLHQLIAANPVLPLVVFANKQDLEAAYHITDIHEALALSEVGNDRKMFLFGTHLTKNGSEIPSTMQDAKDLIAQLAADVQ; encoded by the exons ATGGAGTTCTTGGAGA TTGGTGGCAGTGAACCTTTTCGGTCCTACTGGGAAACGTACCTATCCAAGGGATTGCTGCTGATCTTTGTGGTGGATTCAGCAGATCACAGCCGATTACCTGAAGCCAAGAAATACCTTCATCAGCTAATTGCAGCAAACCCAGTACTTCCTCTGGTTGTGTTTGCAAACAAACAG GATCTTGAAGCAGCCTATCACATTACAGATATCCATGAAGCTTTGGCATTATCTGAAGTGGGAAATGACAGGAAGATGTTCTTGTTTGGAACCCACCTGACTAAGAATGGCTCAGAGATACCCTCCACCATGCAAGATGCCAAAGACTTGATTGCACAGCTGGCTGCAGATGTGCAGTGA
- the ARL9 gene encoding ADP-ribosylation factor-like protein 9 isoform X1: MERGKVKKKEKEKETQKEKIREKGREEKVKRKEVEQKIKQKEKENQEKQERRKRKEEKEEKRTKQGKETKKEKEQFKGQEEKGENKDSTLTRTPLEPLEKNKQILVLGLDGAGKTSVLHSLASNRVQHSVAPTQGFHAVCINTEDGQMEFLEIGGSEPFRSYWETYLSKGLLLIFVVDSADHSRLPEAKKYLHQLIAANPVLPLVVFANKQDLEAAYHITDIHEALALSEVGNDRKMFLFGTHLTKNGSEIPSTMQDAKDLIAQLAADVQ, from the exons ATGGAGAGGGggaaagtgaagaagaaagagaaggaaaaggagacgCAGAAGGAGAAAATCAGAGAAAAGGGTAGGgaagagaaagtgaaaagaaaggaGGTGGagcagaaaattaaacaaaaagaaaaggagaaccaagagaagcaggagaggagaaagagaaaagaggagaaagaggaaaagaggacaAAGCAAGGGaaggagacaaagaaagagaaggaacaaTTTAAGGGACAAGAAGAGAAAGGGGAGAACAAGGACAGCACCTTGACAAGGACCCCGCTCGAGCCGCTG gagaaaaacaagcaaatccTAGTGCTGGGCCTGGATGGAGCAGGAAAAACCAGTGTCCTGCACTCTCTAGCTTCAAACAGAGTCCAGCACAGTGTGGCACCCACCCAAGGTTTCCATGCAGTTTGCATCAACACTGAAGACGGCCAAATGGAGTTCTTGGAGA TTGGTGGCAGTGAACCTTTTCGGTCCTACTGGGAAACGTACCTATCCAAGGGATTGCTGCTGATCTTTGTGGTGGATTCAGCAGATCACAGCCGATTACCTGAAGCCAAGAAATACCTTCATCAGCTAATTGCAGCAAACCCAGTACTTCCTCTGGTTGTGTTTGCAAACAAACAG GATCTTGAAGCAGCCTATCACATTACAGATATCCATGAAGCTTTGGCATTATCTGAAGTGGGAAATGACAGGAAGATGTTCTTGTTTGGAACCCACCTGACTAAGAATGGCTCAGAGATACCCTCCACCATGCAAGATGCCAAAGACTTGATTGCACAGCTGGCTGCAGATGTGCAGTGA